A part of Aegilops tauschii subsp. strangulata cultivar AL8/78 chromosome 2, Aet v6.0, whole genome shotgun sequence genomic DNA contains:
- the LOC120974601 gene encoding uncharacterized protein, giving the protein MRFTFSGDGSTKNTLQFFSVKVAKINESLQWPLDVYGFFSVRDVVDHKRNMIFSRDRDNCQTISQEDPYLTLTGPTRAVVVTSDPLYFEIELKVKGTAESEDKYLSRLIMTYRTGFLDRSFTSGLSTLEMAFKEIIQSVEATISVKVVDGSWPDGFRGVFCASIDDIASLKVKLLECGDDRLPLDADGNIKLRCKVVSVGLEGLLRISVMAQCINGDQVVESHCREDVKSHEVVFEPRRSGTSSNTELKIGSCRMEVTVSWSLFSYQL; this is encoded by the exons ATGCGTTTCACCTTCTCTGGCGATGGCTCAACCAAGAATACGCTGCAGTTCTTTTCAGTCAAAGTTGCAAAAATTAACGAGAGCTTACAGTGGCCACTGGATGTGTATGGGTTCTTTTCCGTACGTGATGTGGTGGATCACAAACGCAACATGATCTTCTCCCGCGACAGGGATAACTGCCAGACCATCAGCCAAGAG GATCCCTATCTAACGCTGACAGGTCCAACCCGTGCTGTTGTGGTGACATCAGATCCTTTGTACTTTGAGATTGAGCTGAAAGTGAAGGGCACTGCTGAATCTGAGGATAAATATTTAAGCCGCCTAATTATGACATACAGGACAGGTTTTCTGGATAGAAGTTTCACTAGTGGGCTTAGCACTCTGGAGATGGCATTCAAAGAGATCATCCAATCTGTGGAGGCCACAATCAGTGTAAAAGTCGTTGATGGATCATGGCCAGATGGTTTTCGTGGTGTATTTTGTGCGAGCATCGATGACATAGCTAGCTTGAAAGTCAAGTTGCTGGAATGTGGAGATGATAGATTGCCTCTTGATGCTGATGGCAACATCAAGCTTAGATGCAAGGTCGTTTCTGTTGGACTTGAGGGATTGCTGAGGATTTCTGTCATGGCACAATGTATTAATGGGGATCAGGTTGTGGAGAGTCATTGCAGAGAAGATGTTAAGAGTCATGAAGTAGTGTTTGAACCCAGGAGATCGGGTACAAGCTCCAATACTGAGCTTAAAATTGGCTCTTGCAGAATGGAAGTCACTGTGAGCTGGTCCCTGTTCTCTTATCAGCTGTAA